In the genome of Calothrix sp. PCC 6303, the window AATTGGTTGATCGCAAATCTCCATCAAGTATTCACCAAATGCTGCTCTACGTTGAATTGGTGTTACACCATTTGCTAAGTACGATGTTTTATATGCAGCTTTTGGATACCCAGTAGTATGAACCCAATCAAATGTAGTAACAAAATTATTTACCAATGTAGGGATAGACGAACTAGGAGGAAGCGTAAGAGCATTATTTCTTAGATCGTAATCGCCATGATTACGAAAACCATCCTGGAAACCAGTTGTAAGAGTGTTGCCACTCAACAAAGTGATACTATCAGCAATAATTGTCGATGGTCGCCAGAGATCGCCACCTGTTGCTGGACATCCGGTTCTTCCTGGACGACAACCAAAGTTACTATCAGGGGTTGTGCGATCGCCATAAAATTTACTATCAGACGTGTCAGTTACTTTCTGTGTAAATTCTTCAATTTGAGTTGTAGCAGTTGAACTAGTCCTATGAAGGTTGAAATCACCTTTTACATACACAGGTAGGTTACTAACTAAGATTAAGCCTTTTTCTGCCTGATCGTAAGTTGTTGAGTTTGCTCCGCCCCTTGCCAAATTACTTCCATTGATTAGTCGGATACCACTTGGACGACGAGTTGGGTCTAGCTTAAAGTCAGTTTGACTAAATAATTTAATTCGTTCTAATTGTCTGGAATTTGTAAGGCGATTTGCATTCGTATCGATGGTGGCATAACTTAAATCTTGCAGTGCATCATCACGAGTCGCGTAGACAATCCCACTCTTTGGCAATAAATATTCAGCTGTGCTGTAAGTTCTTCCAGCAAGATAGCCCATATCTATTTCAGTAACGCGCATCTCTAAAGGCTGACGTTGTTCTAATTCCAGGTCGTATTGCCCTTGTTTTGTACTGTCTTGGTAGTCAACTGAATTCTGAACTGTCTTAACTTCTCTAGAGTCTAAAAATGCTCTTTCTCTAATTGCTCCATGAGCAATTGTAGAATTATTTGGAGATGCTCCATTCAGAATTGCAAGTGAGCATAACGCAGTATCAACTGCCGAATAATCTGCATAGGTAAAGTTAGTGAAAGTGCTACTTGTATATTTCTGCATTGCATTTCGCAATGGTTCATTAACGATACGTCCGTTGGGAAAAACTAATCTGGCTTGACGCTTGAGGGTATTTAAGTAAGTTGTAATACTAGTTCGACCAGGAAAGCCATAGGTTACTCCATTATTGGATCTTCCTTGTGGATTAGTCCCCAAGCCACCATCAGGTAAGGTTGTAGGGCTTGTCGAATTCTTTGCAGTAGTTTCATTGGTGGGATCATAGTAGCTGCTAACACAGGCGATAGGCTGCTGACTAACAACATTGGTGGCGTTATTTTTGTAGTGGTAAACAGCCGTTGCCCGCATTAATAGATCACCCTTCCTGGTGTCGGTAGGATTAGGACTACTCATTGGCATCGCATCCGACCAAACCACTATATTGCTTTGTTGAGTAGTTCCAGCATTTCTATATTGGGCTGGTTTTGGAACTCTGCCTGCAACTGTCTGAGCAGTGCTGGTATCAACAAAATTAGTATCAAGACCAGTTTCCCCAGGAATTTCATTAGCAGGAAGGACACCTGGGGCAAAAGTATCCTTTGGTGATGGCAAGAAAGAGTTGGTACTACGTGTATAGCTTGGAGTATCTCCTGTACGTGTAACCCCATCATCATCTACATATATACCTGCACCAGTTACTACACGTAAACCACCAACATTTGCAAGCGGATTGGTTGCATCTTTGTCTTCAGCAGCTTTTTGCTCCCAAAAGTCGTTACGATCTGTCACCCCTAAGTTGAGTTGTGGTTGAATCTGAGTAGCACGGGTACGGGCTTTATCAGTCCCGCTAGGTGCATTCCATTTAGTGGTTCCATCATCCACTTGTTGACGGGCTTTTTCACCAGTTATGTACTGACCACTACTATTTTTCCAGTAAGCAGCTAAGTTATTTCCAAGAAGAATGCGATCGCCTGGAAGTGTTTCTTTTCCGCTTTCTTTCTGCGTTGTTGGTTCGGTTGCAGATAACTTATCAAGAGCGAGTGTTAATCCTGTATTTGTGGTGCTTATGTCTCTCCACTCCGCAGGCACATCTATAATTCCAGTCCCTGAAAACACGTTACCTGTTGCGTATGTACCTAATGCTTGAGCATCAGTAGGTATGGCTTGGGATACTATCGCAAAGGGCACCCGCATAGTACGATTCCTGACGTATAGCTCAAGTTCTTCACCTAGAATATCGTAAGCTGCGTCCCTATCAATACCTGTGCTTTGAGCCACCCGTGTTCTATAGTTATCTAGAACTTCTTTAGGGTATCTATCATCCTTTCCATTAACTGCGGTTGTGAGAGCAGCGACTGTAGTGGCGGTATCACAAGCAGTACACAAGCTCAAAGCTTCATTTTTCATTTTGCTGATGCGTCTATCGTAAGCAGCATCATTATGACCAATTACGTTACCACCAGTTAATGTTGTTGATTTTTCAGTAGTTGACCCACCGATGGAGTTGGTTCCTGGTGTAGCTTTATAACCTAAAAATCTATCGATTTTAATTGTCTTGTTGGGAGCAGTTGTTCCTTGGGAAACGTTTCCCGTGCCGAAGTTTCCGCCAATTGTTATCTTGGCATTTTCTTGCTCATAAAAACAGGAATTTTGACTACTAACTTGACGGAAAATAATATCATTATCATTATATTGTCCACTAGCTAGCAAGTTAGCATTGGTGTGAACTGCACCATTTAAGTACAGTGCGCTACCAGGAGTAATTTCTAAATCATTCTCAAACCATACGGCTTTACTATTAACAGGAATCCTTTCTCGATCTTGTTGATACTCTAATGCAGAAAATCCTTTGTTACCTTTGTATATTTGATATCTATTCGTATCAAGTCCTGTTGTATTTTCTATGGGAATATTAACTGTATAAACAAAAAAGCTTTTAGACAGTCTTCCAGATGATTTGTACCAATCAGAATCACCAATCAAACTTGCACTAGTACCAATAGCTGCTCCGCAAGCACCACCAATTTGACTTTTATCCATCGGTGGAGTTCGGGCTTCTAGTGGGTTTCTGGCACGATTA includes:
- the hpsA gene encoding hormogonium polysaccharide biosynthesis protein HpsA, producing MSRKSELVKVIQNLFQKLRSHSPSTIREQRYWLIRTFLINQKNSNWANSGFVLPTVAMVALVVVLLTTAILFRSFERSKNAGNVRLNETVMNAALPAIDRAAAKLEQLFNDPSLPRSTPSDVALYDVIKNNKKYNLGDEVRLKLAKDINGGTIATDTTNLQNDETLNTAWKYPVDTNNDGKFDTYTLYAIYFRSPTRNTATNQFNRARNPLEARTPPMDKSQIGGACGAAIGTSASLIGDSDWYKSSGRLSKSFFVYTVNIPIENTTGLDTNRYQIYKGNKGFSALEYQQDRERIPVNSKAVWFENDLEITPGSALYLNGAVHTNANLLASGQYNDNDIIFRQVSSQNSCFYEQENAKITIGGNFGTGNVSQGTTAPNKTIKIDRFLGYKATPGTNSIGGSTTEKSTTLTGGNVIGHNDAAYDRRISKMKNEALSLCTACDTATTVAALTTAVNGKDDRYPKEVLDNYRTRVAQSTGIDRDAAYDILGEELELYVRNRTMRVPFAIVSQAIPTDAQALGTYATGNVFSGTGIIDVPAEWRDISTTNTGLTLALDKLSATEPTTQKESGKETLPGDRILLGNNLAAYWKNSSGQYITGEKARQQVDDGTTKWNAPSGTDKARTRATQIQPQLNLGVTDRNDFWEQKAAEDKDATNPLANVGGLRVVTGAGIYVDDDGVTRTGDTPSYTRSTNSFLPSPKDTFAPGVLPANEIPGETGLDTNFVDTSTAQTVAGRVPKPAQYRNAGTTQQSNIVVWSDAMPMSSPNPTDTRKGDLLMRATAVYHYKNNATNVVSQQPIACVSSYYDPTNETTAKNSTSPTTLPDGGLGTNPQGRSNNGVTYGFPGRTSITTYLNTLKRQARLVFPNGRIVNEPLRNAMQKYTSSTFTNFTYADYSAVDTALCSLAILNGASPNNSTIAHGAIRERAFLDSREVKTVQNSVDYQDSTKQGQYDLELEQRQPLEMRVTEIDMGYLAGRTYSTAEYLLPKSGIVYATRDDALQDLSYATIDTNANRLTNSRQLERIKLFSQTDFKLDPTRRPSGIRLINGSNLARGGANSTTYDQAEKGLILVSNLPVYVKGDFNLHRTSSTATTQIEEFTQKVTDTSDSKFYGDRTTPDSNFGCRPGRTGCPATGGDLWRPSTIIADSITLLSGNTLTTGFQDGFRNHGDYDLRNNALTLPPSSSIPTLVNNFVTTFDWVHTTGYPKAAYKTSYLANGVTPIQRRAAFGEYLMEICDQPIASQCDQNNPDHWSVFLTNGVKKKASEIITKDIDDINGNSSLIRLISGTTAKPPDTGYERYPRRVAFSRILTPGTTINNLQLDGTLPIPLGIRSGVVTETKYSDFANTKPTPTPLTPTALWFRTTHTPASPTTNPDYATDKPLFIQAQAPSLQGQPLLAPVLQIYSPEGSPAVTTGRTATLPVGGGTVLIQSQWVQRALDTTFNSAFVGGNAPSRPEEESAGLHNFVRFLENWDSRTAFISGSFIQFKRSSYSTAPFASILVSRANSQSSNTLTTTGSAPSNNISIFDFRFNVYKTNKGAPEGTLPYYTPPTRVWGFDVALLSQLPDLFAQRFTTPAVGAPSEFFREVGKDDPWVSTLLCAKELPTSTSTTWSKDAVPASYRPASCPTGNYP